One genomic window of Providencia hangzhouensis includes the following:
- a CDS encoding 1,4-dihydroxy-2-naphthoate polyprenyltransferase: MQSTSSTISRKQAWIESLRPKTLPLGVIAIVTGSALAYLTNNFKWPVALLALITAGLLQILSNLANDYGDAVKGSDTAERIGPLRGMQKGVITQADMKKALKLNITAACLSGLLLIIVACEKPEDAIGFVALGLIAIVAAITYTVGKKPYGYLGLGDISVLIFFGWLSVIGTYYLQANSFNIITVLPATACGLLSVAVLNINNMRDIENDIKAGKNTLAVRLGPQGARIYHTIIIVAAILCLAFFNLIYLHGWSGWLFLLAVPMLMNHLRRVLSDPTPEGMRPLLENMVKAALVTNVLFSIGVVMSK; the protein is encoded by the coding sequence ATGCAGTCGACATCCTCAACAATAAGTCGTAAACAAGCTTGGATTGAAAGTCTCCGCCCTAAAACCCTACCATTAGGGGTGATTGCGATTGTGACAGGCTCTGCACTCGCTTATTTAACTAATAATTTTAAATGGCCTGTCGCTTTATTAGCACTTATCACAGCGGGTTTATTACAGATTTTATCTAACCTTGCGAATGACTATGGTGATGCGGTCAAAGGCTCTGATACGGCTGAACGCATTGGTCCATTACGTGGCATGCAAAAAGGCGTTATCACGCAAGCGGATATGAAAAAGGCGCTCAAGCTAAATATTACAGCGGCCTGTCTTTCCGGCTTACTGTTAATTATTGTCGCATGCGAAAAACCCGAGGATGCCATTGGTTTTGTCGCATTAGGGCTTATTGCTATCGTCGCTGCAATTACCTATACCGTGGGCAAAAAACCGTATGGCTACCTGGGGTTAGGGGATATTTCTGTTTTAATCTTCTTTGGCTGGCTAAGTGTTATTGGGACTTATTATTTACAAGCAAATAGTTTTAATATCATCACTGTCCTACCCGCAACGGCTTGTGGGTTGCTCTCTGTCGCAGTATTGAATATCAATAATATGCGTGATATCGAAAATGATATTAAAGCAGGTAAAAATACCTTAGCGGTACGCTTAGGTCCCCAAGGGGCTCGAATTTATCACACCATTATTATTGTTGCGGCTATTTTATGTTTGGCCTTTTTTAATCTAATTTATTTACACGGCTGGAGCGGTTGGCTATTTTTACTCGCCGTACCAATGCTAATGAACCATTTACGCCGTGTTCTCAGCGACCCAACCCCCGAAGGTATGCGCCCTCTATTGGAAAATATGGTGAAAGCTGCACTCGTGACCAACGTTTTATTTTCCATCGGCGTCGTAATGAGCAAATAA
- the rraA gene encoding ribonuclease E activity regulator RraA, producing the protein MKYDTSELCDIYQESVNVVEPLFSNFGGRTSFGGQIITVKCFEDNGLVYDLLEEDGTGRILLVDGGGSVRKALIDAEIARLAVDNHWEGIVVYGAVRQVDTLMELDLGIQAIAAMPAGCPDEGIGESDIRVNFGGVTFFSGDYLYADNTGIILSEEPLTPYENNGFVEDDNIDA; encoded by the coding sequence ATGAAATATGATACTTCCGAACTCTGCGATATTTACCAAGAAAGCGTCAACGTGGTAGAACCCCTTTTCTCCAATTTTGGTGGACGTACTTCATTTGGCGGTCAAATCATTACAGTTAAGTGTTTTGAAGATAACGGCCTAGTGTATGATTTGCTGGAAGAGGATGGTACAGGGCGTATCCTACTCGTTGATGGGGGCGGTTCTGTCCGTAAGGCACTTATTGATGCTGAAATTGCAAGGTTAGCTGTTGATAACCACTGGGAAGGAATTGTGGTTTACGGTGCGGTTCGTCAGGTAGATACCCTGATGGAACTCGACCTCGGTATTCAAGCTATTGCTGCGATGCCGGCGGGCTGTCCGGATGAAGGCATCGGTGAAAGTGATATTCGTGTTAATTTCGGCGGTGTGACTTTCTTTTCAGGTGATTACCTTTATGCCGATAACACCGGTATTATCCTTTCTGAAGAGCCATTAACACCTTATGAGAACAACGGTTTTGTCGAAGATGACAATATCGACGCATAA
- the zapB gene encoding cell division protein ZapB, producing MSFEVFEKLESKVQQAIDTITLLQMEIDELKDKNGALSQELETAKSGTDSLVRENEQLKQEQQAWQERLRTLLGKMEEV from the coding sequence ATGTCATTTGAAGTATTTGAGAAACTAGAATCCAAAGTGCAACAAGCGATTGATACAATCACACTGTTACAAATGGAAATCGATGAATTAAAAGATAAAAATGGTGCGTTAAGCCAAGAGCTTGAAACAGCAAAATCAGGCACGGATTCACTGGTGCGTGAAAATGAACAGTTAAAACAAGAGCAGCAAGCTTGGCAGGAGCGTTTACGGACTTTACTCGGTAAGATGGAAGAAGTGTAA
- a CDS encoding MIP/aquaporin family protein, giving the protein MSQMTTTSLTGQCISEFLGTALLVFFGLGCVAAVRIAGAQLGLWEISIIWGFGVALAVYLTAGTSGAHLNPAVTLALWLFACFDKRKVVPYIIAQMLGGFFAAALVYSMYSPVFFDYDQVHHIIRGSQESLFTAGVFSTYPAPQISVPHAFFIEVIIAAILVCLILALTDDGNGVPRGPLAPLLIGILIAVIGGSFGALTGFALNPARDFGPKVVAYLAGWGDIALTGGRDIPYFLVPLTAPIVGGLLGAFAYRKLIGRHLPCMVCEEETKTEKLSVKNTKSSEQA; this is encoded by the coding sequence ATGAGCCAAATGACGACTACATCACTCACGGGTCAGTGCATCTCAGAGTTTTTAGGGACTGCGCTACTGGTCTTTTTTGGTCTAGGTTGTGTTGCTGCCGTTAGAATAGCGGGCGCACAACTAGGCTTGTGGGAAATTAGTATTATATGGGGCTTTGGCGTTGCTTTAGCCGTTTACCTAACCGCTGGCACCTCGGGTGCCCATCTAAACCCAGCCGTTACTCTCGCACTATGGCTATTCGCGTGTTTTGATAAGCGCAAAGTTGTTCCTTATATCATCGCACAGATGCTAGGTGGCTTCTTTGCTGCCGCATTAGTTTACTCAATGTATTCCCCTGTATTTTTCGATTACGATCAAGTTCATCACATCATTAGAGGCTCACAAGAAAGCTTATTTACTGCGGGTGTTTTCTCAACCTACCCAGCACCACAAATTAGTGTTCCTCATGCATTCTTTATTGAGGTCATTATTGCGGCCATTCTTGTTTGCTTAATACTCGCGCTAACCGATGATGGCAATGGTGTCCCACGTGGCCCACTTGCACCATTGTTAATCGGTATTTTGATTGCTGTTATCGGTGGGTCATTTGGCGCGCTCACTGGGTTCGCACTCAACCCTGCTCGTGACTTTGGTCCAAAGGTTGTCGCTTATCTCGCTGGTTGGGGTGATATCGCTCTGACTGGTGGCCGCGATATTCCTTATTTCCTTGTCCCATTGACAGCACCTATTGTTGGTGGTCTGCTAGGCGCATTCGCCTATCGCAAGCTGATTGGTCGCCACTTACCTTGCATGGTATGTGAAGAAGAGACCAAAACAGAAAAATTATCCGTTAAAAACACCAAATCCTCGGAACAGGCTTAA
- the glpK gene encoding glycerol kinase GlpK — translation MTTETTIAKKYIVALDQGTTSSRAVVLDHDANIVSISQREFTQIYPKPGWVEHDPMEIWASQSSTLVEVLAKADIRTDEVAGIGITNQRETTIVWEKATGKPVYNAIVWQCRRTADFCTHLKQNDRDLEEYIRQNTGLVVDPYFSGTKVKWILDHVEGARERAEKGELLFGTVDTWLVWKMTQGRVHVTDYTNASRTMLFNIRNLEWDDKILKALNIPRAMLPEVRPSSEVYGQTNIGGKGGTRIPISGMAGDQQAALYGQLCVKSGMAKNTYGTGCFLLLNTGETAVRSNHGLLTTIACGPKGEVNYALEGAVFVGGASIQWLRDELKLIDESTDSEYFATKVKDSNGVYVVPAFTGLGAPYWDPYARGAIFGLTRGANRNHIIRATLESIAYQTRDVLDAMQADSGERLKALRVDGGAVANNFLMQFQSDILGTPVERPEVRESTALGAAYLAGLAVGFWSNLDELQSKATIERVFKPGIETTERNFKYEGWKKAVARAQEWEDRG, via the coding sequence ATGACTACTGAAACCACTATTGCGAAAAAGTATATTGTTGCACTCGACCAAGGCACAACCAGCTCACGTGCTGTTGTACTCGACCATGATGCGAATATTGTCAGTATTTCACAACGTGAATTCACCCAAATTTATCCTAAGCCAGGTTGGGTGGAACATGACCCAATGGAAATTTGGGCATCACAAAGCTCAACACTAGTGGAAGTACTCGCTAAAGCGGATATCCGTACCGATGAAGTCGCTGGGATTGGGATCACTAACCAACGTGAAACCACTATTGTTTGGGAAAAAGCCACAGGTAAGCCTGTTTATAATGCAATTGTATGGCAATGTCGCCGTACTGCTGACTTTTGTACCCATCTAAAACAAAATGACCGCGATTTAGAAGAGTATATTCGCCAAAATACCGGTCTGGTTGTTGACCCATATTTCTCCGGTACAAAAGTCAAATGGATTTTAGATCATGTTGAAGGCGCACGTGAGCGAGCTGAAAAAGGGGAGTTATTGTTTGGTACTGTCGATACTTGGCTCGTTTGGAAAATGACACAAGGGCGTGTTCATGTCACCGACTACACCAATGCCTCTCGAACCATGTTGTTCAATATCCGTAACCTCGAGTGGGATGACAAAATTCTCAAAGCGCTCAATATTCCACGAGCAATGCTTCCTGAAGTGCGCCCTTCTTCCGAAGTCTACGGGCAAACCAATATTGGGGGGAAAGGTGGGACTCGTATTCCAATTTCAGGAATGGCGGGAGACCAACAAGCCGCTCTGTATGGCCAACTGTGTGTCAAATCAGGAATGGCCAAAAATACCTATGGAACAGGCTGTTTCCTACTTCTGAACACGGGAGAGACTGCTGTACGTTCAAATCATGGCCTACTGACGACTATCGCGTGTGGCCCAAAAGGTGAAGTCAATTATGCACTTGAAGGCGCTGTATTTGTCGGAGGTGCCTCTATCCAATGGCTGCGTGATGAATTGAAATTAATTGATGAATCAACAGACTCAGAGTACTTTGCCACTAAAGTGAAAGACAGCAATGGCGTGTATGTTGTTCCTGCCTTTACTGGTTTGGGAGCTCCATATTGGGACCCATATGCGCGCGGTGCTATTTTTGGCCTGACACGTGGTGCAAACCGCAACCATATTATCCGTGCAACATTAGAATCTATCGCTTATCAAACCCGTGATGTACTTGATGCAATGCAAGCAGATTCAGGTGAGCGCTTAAAAGCACTACGTGTTGATGGTGGCGCTGTCGCCAATAACTTCTTAATGCAATTCCAGTCAGATATTTTAGGTACTCCTGTTGAACGCCCTGAAGTGCGAGAAAGCACTGCATTGGGAGCCGCTTACCTTGCAGGCTTAGCCGTTGGTTTCTGGAGTAATCTTGATGAGTTACAGAGCAAGGCGACCATTGAGCGTGTATTCAAACCAGGTATTGAAACGACGGAACGTAATTTCAAATACGAGGGATGGAAAAAAGCCGTAGC